actgatttgtcaaaaaaaaattattttaaaaaaaaacttgactaTGACAGCtcgatttatgataaaatttcctGTTATTggagtacccacatcaatatattGCGATAAAGTCAGGGATGAAGATCAGCTCGCGGTTAATTCGCGGTCGACTCGCGGTTTTTGaggagtaaattattttattcaaatgtaATGTTGTGGGTATTCATTTTACAGGGAATTTTGTctactttaagaaaataaatactgatttgtcaaaaaaaaattatttaaaaaaatacttgactATGACAGTtcgatttatgataaaattttcgggtaattgagtacccacatcaatatattGCGATAAAGTCAGGAATGAAGATCAGCTCGCGGTTAATTCGCGGTCGACTCGCGGATTTTAaggagtaaattattttatttaaatgtaatgtTGTGGGTATTCATTTTACAGGGAATTTTGTctactttaagaaaataaatactgatttttcgaaaaaaaattatttaagaaaaaacttgACTATGACAGCtcgatttatgataaaatttccgGGTaattgagtacccacatcaatatattCGGATAAAACTTTTGCTGTATATCATCTCGcggttaattaataattaaataaatatcttacCATATTATCCATAAAAACTGGTTTCATATGAGAAAGATTTGAGTCATCAAcagatttattataattgttgcCATATTGATTTTTACGTAAATCCGAGGGCTTGGATGACCGATCAAATGTTggctttttcaaattttcatactataaattaaataagaaatttattaaaaaaattaatgaaaatatatacagataataacgtaaatatatttgaaaatgtggtaataaaagaatagtaataaataatatttacgtCTCTGGTTAATTTAATCTTTTTTACCTGGGCGAGATTTGGGCTTGACAAAGATCTTTTTAAATCAGAGTTTATTGTTACCGTAGCATCTTCTGATTTTAATGGctctttatatatttcattgtcatatttatttgttttatttttattaaattcttctctttctgttattattttttcgatatttttcaagctaaaaataaaccaaatccaataaataaacaaattttatttataaatacaaaaacttggtaaatattttattttatatttattaaaaattattaaattcatttatttacaatactTACACTTCTTCACGCTTTAATTGAGTCTCTTTAATTCGATTTTCTATATCCCCATATCGAATATCTAATTTTGTTTCTTCGGCAGAACAATAcgcaagtttatttttaagtgaaacttttttatcatttacctgtcgtttattatattttttatctgtaagctaaaaacaatttaattcattaattaattaaataaataaataattataagcaaGTGTCAGTtgtcttatttttaatttccacaatttttttttttttttgagggcaaaaaaaaaatgattctgaCAGTTGAATTTGTGATGGAATTCCCTCTcatttgagtacccacatcaatatatttaaatcaagTCACCGTTAACGATCAATTCGCGGTTAATTCGCGGCCAGGTAAGAATAATATGACTTTATCgaaatatatcgatgtgggtactcattcgaGAAGAAATTTCATGtacattaagaaaataaaaacactaACTATTTTTTCAAGTGTTTCTTTGACAAGATTTCTCTCCTGTATTTTTTCCGCGGTATCAACGTCGTCTTTAACCAACTCAAGGATCCCCTGTTCAATTCTGTACCACTGATTTTCTAATTTCTCTTGATATTCAGCAAGATCATTACGTTgcttcaaaatttcaaagtacTCCAAAATATCCGGATCCTTATTGGTAGGTTTCTTAGTACGATCAATTACTGGCATACTTGTTTTAACTTTAGCAGTAAATTTAGTTCTCGTATCATCATTATCACTATTATTATCAAAGCTATTACTTTTACTTGTATCAATGTCTATTTGATTAAAATCTTGTGACAGCCGTGAAACTGAATTACTTATTTCGTCTAATGTCTCATTAATTTCAGTAATACGTTTAGGATTAAATCTACCAGTGGTAGATTCAGGTCGCTTTGGATCTGTGTTCAAGTAACTAGGATATTCTATCTTCGGCATTACATCATACTCGGGATGGTCATCCCAATCTGATGGACAGGTGACATTCGGATCAGTTACAAATTGCGGATAGACATTTATCCATTCGTTGAAACCACCTTCGAGCATCACGAGATCGCCTTTAGTTTTTCCTGGATCccattttgttaatatttCTTTCATCAACGCTATTGGGCTAGAcggttttaatttatcatgagTTGTATGCCAGTCTACTAGTACCAATAAATCGATGTATTGTTTGCTGCGTTCTTCATAAAGTGTTACATCATTAGGATCCTTAATGTAATTGGAATATTTCGTAGCAACAGagctgcaaaaaaaaattgataaatgaaatttttttttcccgagatattttatttttattatcataaaaatctgTAAGTTTTATAAgcaataaaatttcgtaataaaaaaaagtgttaattacattattatcttatctaattatttgaggtttgttattaattagttGACTAATGATAAGAACGCAAAATCAGACCTCTGCGttatgcgaaaaaaaaaaataaacaagtcCTGTATAACTTCTGAgacaatgtaatttttttgtgataattAAAGTGATTTGAACAGTAATTAGTAAACCCTCTGGAGATACGActtgatatatttatgtagattagagtgtctcaaaaaatcgacttttttttttcttgaagaacattgaaaaatcgacagagtatctctagacaaagaccctgttaaaatatgagaccttaatattaatatttaaagctggcgattcacgattttatattttccatttaaataacatgggaaaaaaaaattttaattttggaattttatacctcggcgatggcttattgaacagataagttcaggatatatttttgtagggaattgaacgctctacaaaaaaagtctcttatcattttttgataaatccatctgttgaaaagttattggagctcgaagtcaagttagagtaaatttcgagatctttttacttttccggcgaaactatcagacttatcataaaatgtcatgagatcttttttgtagacaattttatttcctacaaattatcattgataaatttttttcaaattctgcatttttttctagttgtttccattttaatgccaagctcttaaaatcgatcagaacactacttttttagaagcttggcattaaaatggaaataactagaaaaaaattcagaatttgaaaaaaatttatcaatgataatttgtaggaaataaaattgtctacaaaaaagatctcatgacattttatgataagtccgatagtttcgccggaaaagtaaaaagatctcgaaatttactctaacttgacttcgagctccaataacttttcaacagatggatttatcaaaaaatgataagagactttttttgtagagcgttcaattccctacaaaaatctATCCTGAACTTATCCGTTCAATAAGccatcgccgaggtataaaattccaaaattaaaattttttttcccacattatttaaatggaaaatagaaaatcatgaatcgccacctttaaatattaatattaaggtctcatattttaacagggtctttatctagagatactctgtcgatttttcaatgttcttcaagaaaaaaaaaaaaagtcgatttttttagacactctaatgtatataaatatatatgtatatatttatgcataGTTGAATTAGTGATGAAATTTCCTGTTGTTTGAGTACCTACATCAATATATTTGGATAAATTCATTGTTACCGATCAACTCGCGGCCAACTCGCGATCAACTCGCGGGTATTGAACAATTTAATGACTTTACTTAAATATTatgttgtgggtactcattttacaggGAATTCCATcaactttaagaaaataatattcgtttatttattttatgaaaaaaaaatttatcaatgttaaaattttttaaaataaatataataaacttaccCAAGGTGGATACAACTTTCAGGTATATTAATACAATTCCTCGCTTGAATTCGTGACAATTTGTAATCATTTTCAGGTCTGACATCCAGTATCAAAGTTCTACTGTTGCTTATTGCTGGGAAtaattcttgacattttataaaaccttccaattgatttttattatcactatcattgataattttattattgctattgttattaatattattattattatttattttaataacattattgttattattattattgttattatgaaCAGGTTCGTCATCTGGAATGTCGGGACAACTAGAAAGTTTGTCGAGGTATGAATCTTCatcttgttttttattttttggttcGCTTATCACTTGTTGAtcagatt
The DNA window shown above is from Microplitis mediator isolate UGA2020A chromosome 1, iyMicMedi2.1, whole genome shotgun sequence and carries:
- the LOC130677470 gene encoding ubiquitin carboxyl-terminal hydrolase 8-like isoform X2, with product MSNDCENSLITRLNNKAKVDFTNKKLKDVASRLPMIYEEGLKNKNINKYESSYVFFKRYLNIVAWAKKQKAYNDAPNNYQQIVPKQIEEVKALVDSLLTKLKSDQQVISEPKNKKQDEDSYLDKLSSCPDIPDDEPVHNNNNNNNNNVIKINNNNNINNNSNNKIINDSDNKNQLEGFIKCQELFPAISNSRTLILDVRPENDYKLSRIQARNCINIPESCIHLGSVATKYSNYIKDPNDVTLYEERSKQYIDLLVLVDWHTTHDKLKPSSPIALMKEILTKWDPGKTKGDLVMLEGGFNEWINVYPQFVTDPNVTCPSDWDDHPEYDVMPKIEYPSYLNTDPKRPESTTGRFNPKRITEINETLDEISNSVSRLSQDFNQIDIDTSKSNSFDNNSDNDDTRTKFTAKVKTSMPVIDRTKKPTNKDPDILEYFEILKQRNDLAEYQEKLENQWYRIEQGILELVKDDVDTAEKIQERNLVKETLEKILTDKKYNKRQVNDKKVSLKNKLAYCSAEETKLDIRYGDIENRIKETQLKREEVLKNIEKIITEREEFNKNKTNKYDNEIYKEPLKSEDATVTINSDLKRSLSSPNLAQYENLKKPTFDRSSKPSDLRKNQYGNNYNKSVDDSNLSHMKPVFMDNMQRGTTGLKNLGNSCYMSSIIQCLSNTPYLSTYFRNNSYEDALSKNGSYGKNEKLVTAFAQVIKSLWTGTIRHISPIELKLTLGSLSNAFGTNEQQDSHEFLILLLEWMHLALRTDNKEIRPNTPMTEAEKQYQQSLEGKRSVLSELFNGQSRSTCTCISCGFHSETYETFNSLTLSVPENSPCELYDCIGQYLSEQSISEWKCPKCKVARPATKKCDFVKLPPIIIIHLNRFSGTDGIMTKKNTYVKCPLVNLKLRHLVANDSTKNYSYDLYGLSHHIGGIHGGHYTAYCKNNQKWFKYDDDRVSAVSESDVKNISSSAYLLFYSSIRHDSFINSH
- the LOC130677470 gene encoding ubiquitin carboxyl-terminal hydrolase 8-like isoform X1 encodes the protein MSNDCENSLITRLNNKAKVDFTNKKLKDVASRLPMIYEEGLKNKNINKYESSYVFFKRYLNIVAWAKKQKAYNDAPNNYQQIVPKQIEEVKALVDSLLTKLKSDQQVISEPKNKKQDEDSYLDKLSSCPDIPDDEPVHNNNNNNNNNVIKINNNNNINNNSNNKIINDSDNKNQLEGFIKCQELFPAISNSRTLILDVRPENDYKLSRIQARNCINIPESCIHLGSVATKYSNYIKDPNDVTLYEERSKQYIDLLVLVDWHTTHDKLKPSSPIALMKEILTKWDPGKTKGDLVMLEGGFNEWINVYPQFVTDPNVTCPSDWDDHPEYDVMPKIEYPSYLNTDPKRPESTTGRFNPKRITEINETLDEISNSVSRLSQDFNQIDIDTSKSNSFDNNSDNDDTRTKFTAKVKTSMPVIDRTKKPTNKDPDILEYFEILKQRNDLAEYQEKLENQWYRIEQGILELVKDDVDTAEKIQERNLVKETLEKILTDKKYNKRQVNDKKVSLKNKLAYCSAEETKLDIRYGDIENRIKETQLKREEVLKNIEKIITEREEFNKNKTNKYDNEIYKEPLKSEDATVTINSDLKRSLSSPNLAQVKKIKLTRDYENLKKPTFDRSSKPSDLRKNQYGNNYNKSVDDSNLSHMKPVFMDNMQRGTTGLKNLGNSCYMSSIIQCLSNTPYLSTYFRNNSYEDALSKNGSYGKNEKLVTAFAQVIKSLWTGTIRHISPIELKLTLGSLSNAFGTNEQQDSHEFLILLLEWMHLALRTDNKEIRPNTPMTEAEKQYQQSLEGKRSVLSELFNGQSRSTCTCISCGFHSETYETFNSLTLSVPENSPCELYDCIGQYLSEQSISEWKCPKCKVARPATKKCDFVKLPPIIIIHLNRFSGTDGIMTKKNTYVKCPLVNLKLRHLVANDSTKNYSYDLYGLSHHIGGIHGGHYTAYCKNNQKWFKYDDDRVSAVSESDVKNISSSAYLLFYSSIRHDSFINSH